A window of Streptomyces sp. NBC_01689 genomic DNA:
TCACCAAACTCGTCCAGGCCGTCCTGACCCTTCATCTGACCAGCTCAGAGTGAGGGTGGAAAAGGCTCAGTCTCCGCTCTGCTCGGGCCCGGCAACGCAGGCAGCAACACGGCCGCCGTCCACATCACCACCACCCAACCGGCTCTGACTCAACTGCTCGGGTCCTACCAACGCGAACCGGACGCGCATCGGCAACGACTGCGCCGACGGCACCCACGGCTTCGTGAGCTGGCTCGCCGATGGCTCTCCTGCTCCGTCGGCATTACTATCACCAACACCTTGCGCGTACTCGTAACGCTGCTCACGGCATGCACACCGGCTGTCGAGGCCGACGTCCGAGACGCCGCCTGGGCTGCAATATCGAGGCTACTTTCCCGATCGCTTCACAAATGCACAAAACGACGCGGTGCCCTCATGCGTGCGCGACTCCCGCCAGAAGGCCGGACCGTGCGGAGAATCTTCATGGGGAGCTAGCAGGGGGTCCGAGTGCCGAGCCGATGTCCTGCTGCGCCCAGATTGTTTTCCCTACCTCGTGATACCTGGTACCCCAGCTGTCAGCAATAGTTGCAATAATGAAAAGACCTCGACCACCCTCATCTATCGTACGTGCGTGTTTGAGGTGAGGTGCATTGTTGCCGGCGTCACGGACCTCGCACGTCAGACGGTTGTCCAGAATGAGGCGCAATCGATAGGGCGGCGTCCCATAGCGGACTGCATTCCCGACGAGCTCACTGACGATGAGTTCCGTGGTGAAAGCCGCATCCTGGTCGACGTTCCAATCCTCGAGCTTTCTGCGCGTCGCGTCGCGCGCCTTCGGAGCAGCCGCAAATTCATCATCGAATCCCAGGGTGAGTACTCGATCGGCAGGCAGTCCTTTTGCTCGAGCCAGCAACAGGAGCTTCTCGGTGTCGGCCTTGTCTCCCAGAATGTAGGAAAGCTCGTCGCACACCTCCTCCAAGCGCCGATCTGTGCTGGTACGGACGAGCCCGCGTATCTGGTCTGAAGTCTCTAGTATATCTTCGTTTCCTATTGCCAGGGTGCTGCCGGCGGGAAGCTCGATTGTGGCGGCAGGGAAAGGGGAATGATCGTTTCCCGCGAGCAACGGTCCTGCTGGAACCGCAATGTCGCCCGAATCGCCGTTCGGCAGCGTTAGATACGGTTGCGTCAGGCCAGCCCGGACAAACGTGCACGTTTGATCGACCGCGTCGTAGACTGCAATAAGGCATCCTGCGGTCAGCGGTTCCCGGTGTTGCGGATCCCCGGCCGGAAGGGCTGCACGCTCGGTGGCCAAGCGAGTGGCGGTGTCGTTAAGCCGAGCCATAAGCTCGTCTGGTTCGAGATCCATCGCCGCTAGTGAGTGGATTACTGTACGCAACTGGCCCATAGTCGTGGCAGTAGAAATACCCCGCCCGGCTACGTCACCGAGAATTAGAGCTGTCCTACCACCTGCCAACTCGATGACATCAAACCAGGCGCCGCCGCCTCCTTGGCCTGGAACGTGGAGGTGAGAGACAGCCGCGGTGGACGGTGCTACCGGTCTCTGCGGTAGCAGTCGCCGCTTCAAAGTAGCAGCAATAGTCCGCTCCCGCGTGTAGCGCCTTGCATTGTCGATGTGAACAGCCGCATGGCAACAGATGTCTTCCGCCACTGCAATATCTTCCTCGTCAAAAGGCTCTTCATCTCTGTGTCGGTAGAAGCTGACCAATCCCAGAGCCTGCCCTCGAATAGCTAGCGGAGCGACAATCAGAGAATGAGCATTTGACCTTGCGATGGCGTTGGCGCGAGCCGGATCAGCAGGCAGCCACGGGCTGTCCTTCTCCACGCGAACTAGCCGCGCCCGCAAGTCGATGAGAACCAGCGAGAAAGGGGTGCCCGCTGGCAACTGGCGCACGTCGCCCACTGAGTACGCCGACACCAAGCCTTGGAATGCGGTACGCCGCAGCGGCACGTCCTGATCTACCGGGGCGACAGGCGGCTCATCGCCGCGTATGACGTCGTCGATAACCTCGATCACCACGATTCCCGCAAATGCAGGCACTACAGCGTTGGCAAGTTCCCTGCAAACAGCTGTGACTTCGAGTTGCTCGCCAGCAACGCTCCTCAGCTGCTCGAGGACAAAGATGGACTGGAGCGCTCGTTCACGAGCCGTCACATCAACGGCGGAAGCGACGATGCCGAGGATCTCGCCATTCTCTCCTTCAAGACGCACATACGAGAGAGCGAGGGACCTTCTCCTGACACCATTCCTGTGTGCCGTCCGCACGACGCGATTGAGCACTGGCACTCCTGTGGTGAGAACCTGGTGTGCTATTTTCCGCTCCCCTGCCGGGTCCTCTAGTCCAATAGTGGGGAAGGTTTCACCGATCGAAGAGCCGCTTTCATAGACAGGAGATCGACGTACGGCGTCATTGACCCGGACGATGCGCAACTCCTGGTCAAGCAGATATAGACCAAGCGGGGAGTGGGTGAACAATGCTCGCAAGATGGAAAGATCGCCAGCGGATATAAGGTCGGACTCTGCTATTCTCACCTCCCAGGTAAGCGCTGCACCGGAAAGAACCGGTCTTACCGTCAGCGAGTCGCAGGCCGCAAGAGGAATCACCGGCTCTTCATCATTCGTCCCTCTCAGTAGTCGAGTTACGTCAGATCCGATTACCCGTGATTGAGGCCGCCCGAATAGTCTCGCGGCTGCGAGGGACCAACTGACGATGCGACCGTCGCCATCAATTCGCATCAGTAGA
This region includes:
- a CDS encoding ATP-binding SpoIIE family protein phosphatase, coding for MFTHSPLGLYLLDQELRIVRVNDAVRRSPVYESGSSIGETFPTIGLEDPAGERKIAHQVLTTGVPVLNRVVRTAHRNGVRRRSLALSYVRLEGENGEILGIVASAVDVTARERALQSIFVLEQLRSVAGEQLEVTAVCRELANAVVPAFAGIVVIEVIDDVIRGDEPPVAPVDQDVPLRRTAFQGLVSAYSVGDVRQLPAGTPFSLVLIDLRARLVRVEKDSPWLPADPARANAIARSNAHSLIVAPLAIRGQALGLVSFYRHRDEEPFDEEDIAVAEDICCHAAVHIDNARRYTRERTIAATLKRRLLPQRPVAPSTAAVSHLHVPGQGGGGAWFDVIELAGGRTALILGDVAGRGISTATTMGQLRTVIHSLAAMDLEPDELMARLNDTATRLATERAALPAGDPQHREPLTAGCLIAVYDAVDQTCTFVRAGLTQPYLTLPNGDSGDIAVPAGPLLAGNDHSPFPAATIELPAGSTLAIGNEDILETSDQIRGLVRTSTDRRLEEVCDELSYILGDKADTEKLLLLARAKGLPADRVLTLGFDDEFAAAPKARDATRRKLEDWNVDQDAAFTTELIVSELVGNAVRYGTPPYRLRLILDNRLTCEVRDAGNNAPHLKHARTIDEGGRGLFIIATIADSWGTRYHEVGKTIWAQQDIGSALGPPASSP